The following are encoded together in the Buteo buteo chromosome 24, bButBut1.hap1.1, whole genome shotgun sequence genome:
- the CAMK2A gene encoding calcium/calmodulin-dependent protein kinase type II subunit alpha, giving the protein MATITCNRFTEEYQLFEELGKGAFSIVRRCVKVLAGQEYAAKIINTKKLSARDHQKLEREARICRLLKHPNIVRLHDSISEEGHHYLIFDLVTGGELFEDIVAREYYSEADASHCIQQILEAVLHCHQMGVVHRDLKPENLLLASKLKGAAVKLADFGLAIEVEGDQQAWFGFAGTPGYLSPEVLRKDPYGKAVDLWACGVILYILLVGYPPFWDEDQHRLYQQIKAGAYDFPSPEWDTVTPEAKDLINKMLTINPSKRITAAEALKHPWISHRATVASCMHRQETVDCLKKFNARRKLKGAILTTMLATRNFSGGKSGGNKKNDGVKKRKSSSSVQLMESSESTNTTIEDEDTKVRKQEIIKVTEQLIEAISNGDFESYTKMCDPGMTAFEPEALGNLVEGLDFHRFYFENLWSRNSKPVHTTILNPHIHLMGDESACIAYIRITQYVDAGGIPRTAQSEETRIWHRRDGKWQIVHFHRSGAPSVLPH; this is encoded by the exons ATGGCCACCATCACCTGCAATCGCTTCACCGAGGAGTACCAGCTCTTCGAGGAACTGGGCAA GGGCGCTTTCTCCATCGTCCGGAGATGTGTGAAGGTGTTGGCAGGACAAGAGTATGCGGCCAAGATCATCAATACCAAGAAGCTGTCTGCTCGAG ATCACCAGAAGCTGGAACGAGAAGCCCGGATCTGCCGCCTCCTGAAGCACCCCAACATCG TGAGGCTCCATGACAGCATCTCCGAAGAGGGCCACCACTACCTGATATTTGACCT GGTCACCGGTGGGGAGCTGTTTGAGGACATTGTGGCCAGGGAGTACTACAGCGAAGCGGATGCCAG CCACTGCATCCAGCAGATCCTGGAGGCCGTCCTGCACTGCCACCAGATGGGGGTAGTCCATCGGGATCTGAAG cccgAGAACCTGCTGCTGGCATCCAAGCTGAAAGGTGCCGCTGTCAAGCTGGCTGACTTCGGCCTTGCCATCGAGGTGGAGGGGGACCAGCAAGCGTGGTTTG GTTTTGCTGGCACCCCGGGATACCTCTCCCCCGAGGTGCTCCGGAAGGATCCCTATGGCAAAGCCGTGGACCTGTGGGCTTGCG GCGTCATCCTCTACATCCTGCTGGTTGGGTACCCACCCTTTTGGGATGAAGACCAGCACCGACTCTACCAGCAGATCAAGGCTGGGGCTTATGAT TTCCCCTCCCCTGAGTGGGACACAGTCACTCCCGAAGCGAAAGATCTCATCAACAAGATGTTGACCATAAACCCGTCCAAGCGCATCACGGCAGCGGAGGCTCTGAAGCACCCCTGGATATCG caccgTGCCACCGTGGCATCATGCATGCACAGGCAGGAGACGGTGGACTGTCTGAAGAAGTTCAATGCCCGGAGGAAGCTGAAG GGAGCCATCCTCACCACCATGCTGGCCACCAGGAACTTCTCCG gAGGCAAAAGCGGTGGCAACAAGAAGAATGACGGCGTGAAG aaaagaaagtcCAGTTCCAGCGTTCAGTTAATG GAATCGTCGGAGAGCACCAACACCACCATCGAGGATGAAGACACCAAAG TACGGAAGCAAGAAATCATTAAAGTCACAGAGCAGCTGATCGAAGCAATAAGCAATGGCGACTTTGAGTCCTACAC gaAGATGTGTGACCCTGGGATGACTGCCTTCGAGCCTGAGGCTCTGGGCAACCTTGTGGAAGGCCTGGATTTCCACCGATTCTACTTCGAAAACC TGTGGTCCCGGAACAGCAAGCCCGTGCACACGACGATCCTGAACCCCCACATCCACCTGATGGGAGACGAGTCCGCCTGCATCGCCTACATCCGCATCACACAGTACGTGGACGCGGGAGGGATCCCCCGCACCGCCCAGTCCGAGGAGACCCGCATCTGGCACCGCCGGGATGGCAAATGGCAAATCGTCCACTTCCACAGATCCGGCGCACCCTCGGTCCTACCGCA CTGA
- the ARSI gene encoding arylsulfatase I, translated as MAVYALTGFSLVSLLSFGYLSWDWMKPSLVADVATDPMEKSLPPAFTRPPHIIFILTDDQGYHDVGYHGSDIQTPTLDRLAAEGVKLENYYIQPICTPSRSQLITGRYQIHTGLQHSIIRPRQPNCLPLDQVTLPQKLQEAGYSTHMVGKWHLGFYKKECLPTRRGFDTFLGSLTGNVDYYTYDNCDGPGVCGYDLHEGEDVAWDQSGKYSTLLYAQRVSKILASHSPKEPIFIYVAFQAVHTPLQSPKEYIYRYRSMGNVARRKYAAMVTCMDEAVKNITWALKKYGYYDNSVIVFSTDNGGQTFSGGSNWPLRGRKGTYWEGGVRGIGFVHSPLIKRKRRTSWALVHITDWYPTLVSLARGNLSNVPGLDGYNVWPAISEGKESPRTEILHNIDPLYNHAKYGSLEDGFGIWNTAVQASIRVGEWKLLTGDPGYSDWIPPQTLTNFPGSWWNLERLTDGLRKSVWLFNITADPYERYDLSDQRPDVVRTLLMRLVHYNRTAIPVRYPAENPRAHPDFNGGAWGPWASEDDAEEWEGGGEPLKSRNKKKKCKICKLRSFFRKLNTRLMSNRI; from the exons ATGGCCGTCTATGCCCTCACGGGCTTCTCGCTCGTCAGCCTGCTCAGCTTTGGCTATTTATCCTGGGACTGGATGAAGCCCAGTTTGGTGGCCGACGTGGCCACGGACCCCATGGAGAAATCGCTGCCTCCCGCCTTCACCAGGCCACCCCACATCATCTTCATTCTGACCGATGACCAGGGCTACCATGACGTCGGGTATCATGGCTCAGATATCCAGACGCCAACGCTGGacaggctggcagcagagggTGTTAAGCTGGAGAACTACTACATCCAACCCATCTGCACCCCGTCCCGGAGCCAGCTGATAACCGGCAG GTACCAGATCCACACAGGGCTGCAGCACTCCATCATCCGCCCTCGGCAACCCAACTGCCTGCCCCTTGACCAGGTCACCCTGCCCCAGAAGCTGCAGGAAGCCGGTTACTCCACGCACATGGTGGGCAAGTGGCACCTTGGCTTCTACAAGAAGGAGTGCCTGCCCACCCGTCGGGGCTTCGACACCTTCCTGGGCTCCCTGACGGGCAACGTGGACTACTACACCTATGACAACTGCGACGGGCCAGGTGTCTGCGGCTACGACCTACACGAAGGGGAGGATGTGGCTTGGGATCAGAGCGGGAAGTACTCCACTCTCCTCTACGCCCAGCGCGTCAGCAAGATCCTGGCATCCCACAGCCCCAAGGAGCCCATCTTCATCTACGTGGCCTTCCAGGCGGTTCACACACCTCTGCAGTCGCCCAAGGAGTACATCTACCGCTACCGCTCCATGGGCAACGTCGCTCGCCGCAAGTACGCCGCCATGGTAACGTGCATGGACGAGGCGGTGAAGAACATCACCTGGGCCCTCAAGAAGTACGGTTATTACGACAACAGCGTGATCGTATTCTCCACCGACAACGGCGGGCAGACCTTCTCCGGGGGAAGCAACTGGCCGTTACGGGGCCGCAAAGGGACGTACTGGGAAGGGGGAGTCCGTGGCATCGGTTTTGTCCACAGTCCCCTGATCAAGCGCAAGCGCCGGACCAGCTGGGCGCTGGTTCACATCACGGACTGGTACCCGACTCTGGTCAGCCTGGCCAGGGGCAACCTGAGCAACGTCCCAGGCTTGGATGGCTATAACGTCTGGCCTGCCATCAGCGAGGGCAAGGAGTCACCACGAACCGAAATCCTGCACAACATCGACCCCCTGTACAACCACGCCAAATACGGCTCCTTGGAGGATGGCTTCGGCATCTGGAACACAGCCGTGCAAGCCTCCATCCGGGTTGGGGAGTGGAAGCTCCTCACTGGTGACCCGGGGTACAGCGACTGGATCCCTCCACAGACCCTGACCAATTTCCCGGGCAGCTGGTGGAACCTGGAACGTCTCACCGACGGCCTGAGGAAGTCCGTGTGGCTCTTCAACATCACTGCCGACCCCTACGAGCGCTACGACCTCTCAGACCAGCGCCCAGATGTGGTCAGGACCCTCCTGATGAGGTTGGTGCACTACAACCGGACAGCCATCCCGGTGCGGTACCCTGCAGAGAACCCGCGGGCTCACCCGGACTTCAACGGCGGTGCCTGGGGACCTTGGGCCAGCGAGGATGATGCAGAGGAGTGGGAAGGCGGTGGGGAGCCCCTGAAAAGTAGGAACAAGAAGAAGAAGTGCAAGATCTGCAAGCTGCGCTCCTTCTTCCGCAAGCTGAACACCAGACTTATGTCCAACCGCATCTGA